In Arachis hypogaea cultivar Tifrunner chromosome 2, arahy.Tifrunner.gnm2.J5K5, whole genome shotgun sequence, a genomic segment contains:
- the LOC112722780 gene encoding uncharacterized protein, translated as MPAERVLAASNPTAQKSRPHTRFASAPPTLANVAQANGTIAVPVPPHPFANGVAPLPIPALRPPPPPPQAAAFQPMAGAGQPPWHQQQPGLPPGMPPPQVQQFRPPPSGMPMPPPPQAVSAPPRPLPPPAGMVGQPPVWRPQPPPPQQQSGRPMAYPQPSMPPPPSYSQMPPPQ; from the exons ATGCCAGCAG AAAGAGTTTTGGCTGCAAGCAATCCCACTGCGCAGAAGAGTAGGCCTCATACGAGATTCGCCAGTGCACCTCCAACACTCGCCAATGTTGCTCAGGCTAATGGTACCATTGCTGTTCCGGTACCTCCTCACCCGTTTGCTAATGGAGTTGCTCCACTTCCCATTCCTGCCCTCCGaccaccaccacccccacctCAAGCAGCAGCATTTCAGCCAATGGCAGGAGCTGGGCAACCACCATGGCATCAACAGCAGCCTGGACTCCCGCCCGGAATGCCCCCACCTCAGGTCCAGCAGTTCCGGCCACCTCCATCTGGTATGCCAATGCCGCCACCTCCACAAGCTGTTTCGGCTCCTCCAAGGCCTCTTCCGCCCCCAGCAGGAATGGTAGGCCAACCACCTGTTTGGcgaccacaaccaccaccaccgcaGCAACAGAGTGGACGACCTATGGCATATCCTCAACCCTCAATGCCTCCACCACCTTCCTATAGCCAGATGCCGCCACCTCAATGA